The following are from one region of the Streptomyces tuirus genome:
- a CDS encoding VOC family protein has protein sequence MTSIASVTLEVADPAAADRFYSAAFGLGDRLRLRASEEPTSGFRGFTLSLVVAQPADVDALLDAAVQAGATTLKPAAKSLWGYGAVVQAPDGTIGQLASSSKKNTGPATRQVGEFVLLLGVEDVKASKQFYVEHGLSVGKSFGSKYVEFETGTGPVKLALYKRRGLAKVAGVSPDGTGSHRLAIGSDAGPFTDPDGFAWTTASESASV, from the coding sequence ATGACTTCCATCGCATCCGTCACCCTCGAGGTGGCCGACCCCGCAGCCGCCGACCGCTTCTACTCCGCCGCCTTCGGGCTGGGCGACCGGCTGCGCCTGCGGGCGTCGGAGGAGCCGACCTCCGGCTTCCGCGGGTTCACGCTCTCGCTCGTGGTCGCCCAGCCGGCCGATGTGGACGCCCTCCTCGACGCGGCCGTGCAGGCCGGCGCGACGACGCTGAAGCCCGCCGCCAAGTCGCTCTGGGGCTACGGGGCCGTCGTCCAGGCCCCCGACGGGACGATCGGGCAGCTCGCGTCGTCCTCGAAGAAGAACACCGGCCCGGCGACCCGGCAGGTCGGCGAGTTCGTCCTGCTGCTCGGGGTCGAGGACGTCAAGGCCAGCAAGCAGTTCTACGTCGAGCACGGCCTGAGCGTGGGCAAGAGCTTCGGGAGCAAGTACGTCGAGTTCGAAACCGGCACGGGCCCGGTCAAGCTGGCCCTGTACAAGCGCCGGGGCCTGGCCAAGGTCGCCGGCGTCTCCCCCGACGGCACCGGCTCCCACCGCCTGGCCATCGGCAGCGACGCCGGGCCGTTCACCGACCCGGACGGCTTCGCGTGGACGACGGCGTCGGAGAGCGCCTCGGTGTGA
- a CDS encoding HD domain-containing protein, giving the protein MSEVLPTWLTCAAKRLQAITGFVTVHPNGGDPRTLAFSRYEHVARVASLALLVGEERRLPRAEVLLFSWLHDINRWPFAHNAEKGHFDGADDMERFIEGRLPEATVSQAADIARKRVSDLSQAARAVLLADIVTGFFEDTLFTITGLNLSPSELPDGAFDVLRLPVGDYAFLEELQHLYLLLNREADVARYNRDFNSLVFRSARKFLAEHDFLNMDPLESERFWRIRSALRYDYLEQYIFPLNNEKVCHGEMIRRILVDPVVSRLGGNAEACLTRWTEVDMVAYVLREGLVAEETVSALEPRLDYISDVDPGRCFI; this is encoded by the coding sequence GTGTCGGAAGTTCTGCCGACCTGGCTGACTTGTGCCGCGAAACGACTGCAGGCCATTACCGGTTTTGTGACCGTGCACCCCAATGGGGGTGATCCACGAACCCTTGCTTTCTCGCGCTACGAGCATGTGGCGAGGGTCGCCTCTCTGGCCTTGCTGGTAGGGGAGGAGCGTAGGTTGCCCAGGGCGGAGGTGTTGCTGTTCTCGTGGCTGCACGACATCAATCGGTGGCCGTTCGCGCACAACGCCGAAAAGGGTCACTTCGACGGCGCCGATGACATGGAACGTTTTATCGAGGGCAGACTGCCGGAAGCGACCGTGAGCCAAGCGGCGGACATTGCGCGAAAGCGTGTCTCAGATCTGAGCCAGGCGGCACGTGCGGTACTTCTGGCTGATATCGTCACGGGCTTTTTCGAGGACACCCTGTTCACGATCACTGGCCTGAACCTATCACCCTCGGAACTTCCGGACGGTGCCTTCGACGTGCTCCGCCTGCCGGTCGGGGATTACGCCTTCCTGGAGGAACTTCAGCACCTCTACCTGCTGTTGAACCGAGAGGCGGACGTGGCCAGATACAACCGTGATTTCAATTCTCTTGTCTTCAGGTCGGCACGAAAATTCTTGGCGGAGCATGACTTTCTGAACATGGACCCCCTCGAGAGCGAGAGGTTCTGGCGTATCCGCTCCGCACTGCGCTACGACTATCTGGAGCAGTACATCTTTCCACTGAACAACGAAAAGGTGTGCCACGGAGAGATGATCCGGAGAATCCTCGTGGACCCTGTGGTCAGTCGGCTGGGAGGGAACGCTGAAGCTTGTCTGACCCGGTGGACCGAAGTCGACATGGTCGCCTATGTGCTACGGGAAGGGCTGGTGGCTGAGGAAACAGTCAGCGCACTCGAACCGAGATTGGACTATATTTCGGACGTCGATCCCGGCCGTTGCTTCATATAG